The Biomphalaria glabrata chromosome 6, xgBioGlab47.1, whole genome shotgun sequence genomic interval AAATCTGGTGATGACaggaatttaaaattatttttttttagggcacccctgagtccacccaactctaatgagtacctgacattatttgggtaAAAATAAAGGTGATTTGTCATGGTGGGGTGTCATGACATATTAACTGTGgccacatcatctgccctataaatcacaaggtttgaaaggggaactacaaGTACTACtctagtttaatttatattcttACCCTGAAAGTAATTTATTTGTGAAATTTTAggcaatataaacatttttaaaccgAAGATGCATGAATGATAAAACTGTTTAGATTTCAGGCTCAATAAAGCTGCGAGGCACCAGCCAGCTCAAAAGATTGCATAGTTTCATAGAAGCTGATGAGATAGACCAGCGCCTTCCCTCACAGCTTGGTCATTCTGTGACCTACATCTCGAGATTGCAAGCCATGCAGGCTGCTGTTGACCACCAGCTAGGTGAAATGGCAAAGAATCATCCCAATAGACGGGTGGCTTTAATTACATTTAACAATGAAgtgagtttttttaaaaagaaggatTTCAAtaacacatttttgtttcacaGTAAAACAGATTAAAATCCTggttacatttttatataataatttgaAACCTTTCACTTCATAGGTCACTATAGTTGGAGATGGCACTCAAAGGGAGGTAATCATCTCTGGAGACAAACTGACTAATGAAGACATGTTGATAAAAATTGGTACTGAGTTATCTCTTCCTCAAGCTATCAAAAGCAGCAGACATATTCTTGGAGAAAAAGTGTACAAGTAATAAAATGGACTATCCATTTCTTTAACACTGACTAGTGTCTGCTTATTTTACATCCCAAGTGATTTATTGAAATTGCATTTAAACCCCTTCTAATAGACCttaattgattttatttacaatcatccacttttaaaataatgtaattacaattaattataGGGAAAATTTGTTTTAACCTAAAACATTCTCCCACTGGATTACATACAAGGTttctaaagattaaaaaaaaatattcttgtgtCTGTGTAATGAAGAAGAGATAAATTAGAGGgaataataagaaataaaatgcTTTCAAAATGCATCTTTAAGATAAATGAGAATATTTATCTCAGTTCCCTTTACCAGTATTTTGTCTGCATTTAGAGATGAGGCACTTTTAATGTATTTGGAACATTTTGATATATACATGTTGATGCTACCTGTGTCCTTTGTATGCAGACTatgcacaattttaaaatagatcttTATAATTCAtagttaaaaattaaacttaatgtGATTTCAATGCTTCTTGAAACAGTCTgactgaatatattattttgagGAAGCACTTCTTTGTAGCATGTTTTTAACATTGGGGTTTCATTTCTAAATGAGGTTTGACTAAATGTAGCAAGAACttagtgatgaaaaaaaaaaaagatctgaaaATACACCAAAAATACATTTGATGACACTAGTCaatctttttatatatttaaacatttacaatgtattaaAAATTCAGCTTTGAGATCAATGCTAGAAATGATTTTCAATGTTACAGTCTTGAAGAAGGTGGTGCTACTGCCTTGGGCCCTGCACTGATTATTGCAACCAATTTAGCTGCTCATCATCCTGGTTCAAAGGTTATTCTTTGCACTGATGGCAAAGCTAATGTTGGGCTGGGGAAACTAGAGGAGGAGAATACAGATGAACAAACGGCTTTTGATTTCTACACTAAAGCTGCCGAACATGCTTCAGCAAAAGGGTAAGTCCTAATatcttattttaataaaaattattaattcatATTATTTAGTGAATTATGTACCAATACTTTATTATgtaacatgtttttttgttgttgtttttttttttggtttgatcttaataaaaattacaagccatttttttttgttgaaatttttaGTAAGCACATGGTTGAatgatcatatatatatatattttgtttttaatgatcaGTGTTACAATCTCAGTGATTACTATTCAAGGAACAGACTGCAAGCTGGTGCAGCTAGGTACATTGGCTGACAAAACTGGTGGCCAGGTAAGCTTTGAATGATTTGTTATTTACATTAACAGAGATTTTGATTACATACAATTTCTTATGATCCTTTtgcatttaatttatattatgctaactgAAACTGATCTCTTTTGTTGGTGtcaaaaaaaagtctaaattaTGCTGGTGGAGGAAAAGAACCATGTATTTTGTTGGGAACATACTGGCAGAAATTTAACCTTTTTATACTGACATCAGCcaaaaagttttgtttctttttttctattcaattttcttttttaacttaagaggtaacttgaaatataataattaacaaGGAAAAAACAAGATAAGAGAACAGAAAAATGGgaacaaaaaattaacaaacagTGAACAACCAgcttatgaaaaaaataaactaatgcTGTACAAAATAGGatggacattaaaaaaaaacagaattgtTTTAACACAACAATGATTAGGCAGAATAGTGATTATACAAAATATTGGATAAGAAAAAAAGATGTACTCTTGAACTAATTagttattaatttatttgacCATGACTAGGTAAATATTGTGGATCCTCTGAAGCTTACTGAAGAATTTGGTAACATTCTTGCTGACCCAATCATTGCCACCCGAGTCAAAGCCAAATTCATTCTACACAATGATCTGTGAGTGAGACGTTTATGTTTTCTAAACCTGGCATTAGCATTCAAATTACATTTAACCAATTCAGTGTTTTCATTATTCATTTCATTGATATTGATTCTGCCCGGTAAGGTACGTGGTAGATGAAAATGACCCCAACAGCCAGCTTAACAGAAGTGAATACAACGCTGGCAATGTCAGGTGTAGTTCAACAATAACTTTTGAATTTGCCAAAAGaagtaagaaaaaaagtaagtttgtAATGaagctaaataattttttaagggcatatttttgttgatttaatttttaaaatgtttacattattaaaattattagctTCTAACAATagcacatatttagatttatttctatGAATGTTGtcacaagggaaaaaaaatatttttaagatgCATAAGTTAgatgttataaaaaaattttgtgaTTAACACACTTTCAATctctaaataaacatttttgttcttcaaattattacacaaaaaaaacacactttttaacttttcttatgtgcatttttcatttttaaatttattatatttagaataatttatcttgtactattaaaaaatttaatccaTTTTTTAGAAGTGACAAAGGTCTCAGAAGAAaatttaacagaaaaaaatgagaCTGCTGAAAATGAAACGGTTAGTTGGTCTTCTctgatagttgtttttttaccatTCTTTATTGAGAAGTATTTCTATTTTGGTaaatgaagaagaaaatctttaatgtttttgaagatgaaatTCAGAATTTTATGGTTTAAAGAATTAAATAtgtgatcgtttttttttacttttttctgtttttatttaatatgttaaaaaaaaataagattaaaattgtttttaaaaaacagcTATTGACTTCAGGAAacaggaaataatttttttttttcactcattGACAGGCCTCTGAGCAAGTAAGCAATGAAACCACAACTTCTAAAAGTAATGAGAGCAGTTTAACCAATCATGATTTACCATTTCAACTTCAAATAGAATATGTTGATATTGAGGGGAATAAAGCATTAAGAGTACTGACCCGCAAAATGCCATCAACAACAGACAGGAAAATCACTGAAGACagtaaatttcattttaaaaaattaattacattgaGAAATATGTAAAGAATATAGATAttttattggttattttttctGGTTCTTTAGATGCTAATTTGGAAGTGTTAGGAACCCATGTGGCCAAGAAATCTGCAGATTTAGCCCTGAAAGGACACTTTTCTAAATCTAGAGGTCTGGCATTGATGAATCAGAGACTTGCCTGGCGAAGCAGGTAAATCATCTACTTAAGaagtaaaaaatgattttagttaatgaaaaaataagtaaaattaCTGATATATTTGTGAATTATACTTGATGTTAATGTTGATTCACAATTTCTATGTTATGTTGTGTCTGCACCAGTCATAGCGAGAGTTCCTCCACATTGGATCGTGccaagtataaaactatctacaGCAGAATACAGAGCATGGAGAATTTTgtgcaaagaaaacaaatggtAATATTTGTACTTATAACTTTTCAATGTAGTTTGTACATTCTTAGTGAGTTGAGAAAACAGCTATTGTCAACTCAGGGTTTATAGTTATTATGGGCATTTTGAAAACcttgaaataaatacaaaaaattcaGGCTGTAGAAAACACTAATGGAATCAATCTATAGAAAACCTAATTGAGCAATAATTTAACATCTCAATGCATGGCAGTTGATTGTTGTATCAAAGTCAATTgcccatttgttttaaaataagttttacaTGTGAAAGTTGAATGCttcatattaaaattattttgtactaCCAACAGAAGAGTTTGGAAGTGTAAGGAGCCTATTTGGCCAAGAAAAACATGTTATCTACACTTTCTTGAATGTGTACACTGGATACGCCAATTGTCTAGAGTTTTCTCTGCCATGTATGAAAAATCTCAAAGAATTTAGTTAAATTTAGTCttagttatttatttaaaaactaatagGCCTGTATGCTGGGAAAATTTATCTATAAATCTAGGCTTGAGCTTACATAATCTGAGTATAACAATAAGTTCTCTGATATTAGAAATCTGTAACTAACATagatgattttattttgtttccttgAATTTGAGACCAAGACAGGGACAGACCACAGCTACTAagctatatctatatatatatattctttatttagAGTTAGTCAAGTCTagacttctttttcttttcattgatacaattttaactatttttataattaatatacaaaTTTTGTGCAAAATAGACATTGCATATTTTTAAGTTGTAAATTTTGTACTAACAGAATCCTCAATGTGAAAGATTCACAAAGTTGtactttttaattaaatcattttttctTCCTTaatttagtttctttttgttttaatgagctagaaataaaaaatgtacaagaaatctATACCTATGATTATGTTTCCTTATATCAACATCAGTGTTTCCTTATAGCAACATCAGTGTTTGTGATCATTTGTTTCCTTATCTCTCTCCAGCAAGAAATCAGTGCTTTTGGTCGTACAAGAAGTGATAGTGAACCCAGCGATGAGGAAACATCTCCAACACACCTTGCcttaccatcatcatcatcaacttcaccatcacaaaagaaacagaaaagaaGTGTGAAGAAAAAggtacaagctttttttttttaataaactattgTTGTCTTTTTGCTTTAGAGTTTAGACTTTTCTAAaacgttttttatttatttttttactacaaaaaattataacatgATTGTTGGAGCCATGAAGCTTTTTATTATGTAACTTACTTTGACTTCATATCAAACATCTGAAATGATAAGTATGTGACCAGCCAGCCAGTCATCtcttatttaacttttaaagttttgtttgacCAATCTCTTTAGGCCTAtcaataatattatattttatctattttacAGTGCATTTATAGGGATGGTTTCTATTGTAGGCTGTGCTTCTTCATCAAGCAGTatagatttaaataaatgtgtagccagcaaattaaaagaaaagtatttaGTGATTAACTTGACTGAGTGACTGCTTTTAATTTCCCATTCCAGctttaaatatttgttgtaaaaatgttttacatgttttggatgtttcttcatAGTTGAAGCTAATAATTTACCTCTTAGTCCGAACGTTCCGCAGGACGACCGTGGTTGACAGCAGGCAGGGTCTGAACCCAGGACTATCGACAAGTCTGAAAGACAGTCCAGTGTGCATACTGCTCAACCAGACAGCAGTGTATCCAATTGGAGCACTGCATTTTGAACATTAGAAATCAGATGAACATTGTTCTCAATATTTCATTTGCTTTCAGCTACTTGAACGCTGCTTACAAATGGATGATGGGATGGCAAATATGATGTACCGATTACGGAGTGTGGATGCTAGTGAGTTGAGTGCTCCTATTCCTGACAGATCATCTTCCAAGTCTTCAAAAAGTCTAGATGAAaacagcaaaagaaaataaaagtttaaaatatttgctTTTGTATTCAAATCTTGATCTTCCTGTCAGGATAAAATATTTGCTTTTCTATTCAAATCTCGATCTTCCTGTCAGGatatctaaatatagaaaaatgtATCATATTGGCAAAATTATAAGATTTTCttactagtattttttttttattttaaaaatatatttcttaaaaaaaattgttaaaaaaaagcatgtaaataaaatgtttatat includes:
- the LOC106050942 gene encoding circularly permutated Ras protein 1-like, translated to MNFASKYILTNDEEEYESVSEEEFEQGMHVSDSGSSSEGDEIQALSTSNARQLDSDSKKKKHRSHHWKKELSAEGKIKCSPLKDKSPMRPVSSKRRFQRAHTNVVSVNFSSLQAPGNMHAGEPVICSKCSAILSHISCIDNEKKVWKCEFCEELIPLDIEPEEVPTTEDVTYLLEPAMTTAASTMSGLDQSLVIFCVDTSGSMCVTTEISGSIKLRGTSQLKRLHSFIEADEIDQRLPSQLGHSVTYISRLQAMQAAVDHQLGEMAKNHPNRRVALITFNNEVTIVGDGTQREVIISGDKLTNEDMLIKIGTELSLPQAIKSSRHILGEKVYNLEEGGATALGPALIIATNLAAHHPGSKVILCTDGKANVGLGKLEEENTDEQTAFDFYTKAAEHASAKGVTISVITIQGTDCKLVQLGTLADKTGGQVNIVDPLKLTEEFGNILADPIIATRVKAKFILHNDLYVVDENDPNSQLNRSEYNAGNVRCSSTITFEFAKRSKKKKVTKVSEENLTEKNETAENETASEQVSNETTTSKSNESSLTNHDLPFQLQIEYVDIEGNKALRVLTRKMPSTTDRKITEDNANLEVLGTHVAKKSADLALKGHFSKSRGLALMNQRLAWRSSHSESSSTLDRAKYKTIYSRIQSMENFVQRKQMQEISAFGRTRSDSEPSDEETSPTHLALPSSSSTSPSQKKQKRSVKKKLLERCLQMDDGMANMMYRLRSVDASELSAPIPDRSSSKSSKSLDENSKRK